A single Carettochelys insculpta isolate YL-2023 chromosome 2, ASM3395843v1, whole genome shotgun sequence DNA region contains:
- the PKIA gene encoding cAMP-dependent protein kinase inhibitor alpha, with amino-acid sequence MTDVESTYADFIASGRTGRRNALHDILVSSTSGNASELSLKLSELDINKTEGEGDAQRNPTEQTGETQGEAAKQES; translated from the exons ATGACTGATGTGGAATCGACATATGCAGATTTTATTGCTTCAGGAAGAACAGGTAGAAGAAATGCACTACATGATATCCTGGTGTCCTCTACAAGTGGGAATGCCAGTGAACTTTCCCTAAAGTTATCGGAACTCGATATAAACAAAACAG AAGGTGAAGGAGATGCACAAAGAAACCCAACTGAACAGACCGGAGAAACACAGGGAGAAGCAGCAAAACAAGAAAGTTGA